A genomic segment from Candidatus Poribacteria bacterium encodes:
- a CDS encoding branched-chain amino acid ABC transporter substrate-binding protein: AETAYQGVTGPTYFDENGDCLKPAYVTVVKDGEFVPAEKQAQ; the protein is encoded by the coding sequence CGCCGAGACCGCGTACCAGGGGGTCACGGGTCCGACGTACTTCGACGAGAACGGGGACTGTCTCAAGCCAGCGTATGTCACGGTCGTCAAAGACGGCGAGTTCGTGCCGGCTGAGAAGCAAGCTCAGTAG